atatgtatatctaatcaattccattaatgggtCAGGACTATCTGGGATGAGCAGATCTGGCGGGATTTGGACATCGTACTCTCTTGCTCCGGAATCTGGATGGTCgccatttccaattttaagaatccaatctgcaaagtctttgatttcttttgcttcatcagTCGTCTCAGCTGCAGTTAGGCGCATGTTCTTAGtcaatttcataactttgcaGTGTTTCCACAATGATGAAGAGTTTACAGTAGATTCGACGATTTCCTGTCTgcttcctctagttattacaggtagtatttgtctaaaatcacctccaagtattactaTTTTTCCTTCAAAAGGCTTATGGGCGTTATCTTCATTTTTCGATCTCATTAAATCTCGAAGTGTAACGTCTAAAGCTTCGAAACAATACTTTTTCaacattggagcttcatcccatataataAGACTTGTTTCAAGTAGAAGCTTTGCTCGTAGACTTCCTTGCTTTATATTACATGTCGAGGTCTCTATAGCATCTAATGGAATGCAGAATTTATAATGAGTTGTTCTGCCTCCAGGAAAGAGTAATGATGCTATGGCACTGGAAGCAACGGTAAGAACAATTAGTCCTTTGGATCTAAGCAACGCCGATAAAGTGTTCCACACAAAAGTCTTTCCAGTTCCACCATCTccatataaaaagtagaagcctCCTGAGTTTGACAACACAGATGTGACAACCCTCTCATATACAGGATTTTGCTAAGGTGTAAGCATACTAAGCAACTCTTCATATTGTACCTTTAATGCATCTTTTTCATAGTTTAGTTCATCAACAATAAATCTATTGTCAAATTGCAGGGCTTCGTCATATTTTGGAGTTGGCAAACATGGGTAATCATTTAATGACCTACCATTTCTTTGGAgcaacttctcaatttcaatgatacttaaatttttcaaatcagcatcTGCGATTCGTAGGCCTACAATCGAGAATAAAGattaacaaattatttttaactgTATCAAATATAACTTATGTTGTTCACAGATAATTCATTAATTATATTGAGCAATGTGATTTTTTAAAGTTTtgaatttcaattaaattaaatctaaGCAATAATTAACTTATTATAACAGCATTTCAATTCTTACTAATATCACTTGTAAAATTCCGTACCTGGATTATGCAATTCTTTTCTTCTATGGTGTAGAATGCCTTCTGATAAGAGTAGCCAGCATGGTTCCCAAACATCAAtaggttttgagattgaattcatcATCAACATTCTTAAAAGAGTTTCCTCATTTGTTCTCTGGAAGCTAAATCAGAGACTTCTTTAATTGCATCAATATATTGTTTGTCATCTGTTAGCAATCCCAATTGATCGCATGTTTCCTTAAAAGTATCATATGTTATTCCCTTCACTGTTCTGATACTTCTATATGATGTACAACCCTTTTGCATAGTTAGTAGGATTCTCATGTAATATAACTCACCGATGCATGGAGGGATATACTGTAGTCTGCCAATTTTAAAACCCCTTTTTCTTGGTTTCCAGATTCTATCTTTTTTATGATAAGCAAATCTACTAGGAAATTCAACATATGTTAGATCCTGCCCTTCTCGGTATTTTTTATTAGCTGCAAA
This is a stretch of genomic DNA from Lotus japonicus ecotype B-129 chromosome 1, LjGifu_v1.2. It encodes these proteins:
- the LOC130737703 gene encoding uncharacterized protein LOC130737703, translated to MGKDFGLISEYDSMRLKFQTTGTLYTVDPLGKTKVLRFEVHEGLRIADADLKNLSIIEIEKLLQRNGRSLNDYPCLPTPKYDEALQFDNRFIVDELNYEKDALKVQYEELLRGFYFLYGDGGTGKTFVWNTLSALLRSKGLIVLTVASSAIASLLFPGGRTTHYKFCIPLDAIETSTCNIKQGSLRAKLLLETSLIIWDEAPMLKKYCFEALDVTLRDLMRSKNEDNAHKPFEGKIVILGGDFRQILPVITRGSRQEIVESTVNSSSLWKHCKVMKLTKNMRLTAAETTDEAKEIKDFADWILKIGNGDHPDSGAREYDVQIPPDLLIPDSPDPLMELIRYTYPDLAHKMKDPQFFQDRAILAPTLEAIEMINTYMLGMIAAPEHEYLSSDSALRSDEDSEIQGEWFTTEFLKDTKSSGMPNHKLLLKVGTPIMLLRNIDQAAGLCNGTRLIVDELGERFIGATVITGTNVNDKVRQFPIAICFAMTMNKSQGQTLSQVGLFLPRPVFTHGQLYVALSRVRSRKGLKLCILDEAGKQQTNTVNVVFKEVFGNV